The segment atatacattttgttttttatataatttaaatctacaacaacatatatctttttgatttatttttatatttaatttaatttttatcgaTGGTAACACATACCAGTAAAACTTCACAAAATTTTCCATACTAAATTTATAatgcaataattaaaaatcgaaaacaccaaatatataaaaaaaatattttaataaattatttaattatattttaaattttccacCCGGTTTTGTACGTTTCACACCATTAAAAAGTGTAACATCTTTCTTAACTCTGCCATTTAACATGATTTGTGATTGTGATTGTGAATTGAAGCAATAAAAATAGATGTATatttaaacacaaatatatgaCAAAATGATATGGGTTACGTAATTTACGTTAGATTTTGCAAGATTATAGAGATCACAAAATTGAATATTCTTCTTTAAAAAAGGCAATGATTTAATTGATGCAAATTACGTATATGTAACAGTTAGATATTTAAGGATCTTATGGCCTATAATAAAGGCATTTAATCACGTACATATCCACTAAAGAAGTAAATTAAATTAAGATGGTTTAATAATGTAAAAAAATGGTTTATTTCAGTAGCATATAATGGTAATTATTGTGGAAAATTTAGGGTTAAGTAccaaatgtacttcagttttaatagtttagatttaatttttgtttttcttacaaTACATATAAAAAGAGAACTGGTAAGAACAATACGTCGCCATAATAGACAAAGATACATATACAAAAGTGTTGCGGGAGAGATTGAACTCAGCCAAGAGTTAAAGGGACTTTGTTAATATACAAAATggtgtaaatataatatatgaaactTGAATAATAAGATTTACCTAGATAGATGTCAATGAGATCATtcgatataaaataaaaaatattattaaaaaatcaaaacaaatattattagaAAATCAAGTTGTTACCATATTTTTCGTGTCTTGTGcatctttttaaaagaaaaaaaaatcagctcATACATTTGTAACGTTTGTGTTAATAAAGCACTAGggcaaatcatatatatatatataaagcatTGATAGAGAAAACTCAACCATCAAAAGGTTTTATTTATGTTCCTAGAAAGCGAACAATCGATAGAAAAAAAGACTCAACCATTAAAAGGGAACGAAcaaatataatagaaaaaaaaagcgAACAATTAAAGGAACCTAAAAAGCCTTTTAGTAAAAGTAGTCAACAAAGGATCAgattgatcttcttcttctatgaCGCAATCGACAGAAGCCAGATATTGTTCTTTGCAACAACCTCCTTCTCCTTTGGTGAAGAACTCATGAATCCCCAAAAAGACTTCGACTTCTCCTCCAGGAAAGGTGGAGTCAAGTTCCTTCACAAATTCCTTCTCAATTTGTTCGTAAATAATCTCCTTCTTATACTTTTCATAGTAATCAGAGTGGGCATCCATACAGTCAAACATGCCGGACAGCTGCTTAAACCCATCAGGGCATTCTGCAAGTGCCACAAATGATTCTTTGCAAGCACCTCCTTTCATGTAGTCAGAAAACTTACCTTCTTCGTCGTTTAAAATGGCTGCTTTGAAAGCCTCACTGGCGACTTTTGTAGCCAATTCCTGCACCTTGGGAAGATGGTGCGCACAGTCTAACAGCTTCCTCGCGGATACCGTGAAGCCGTCAACATGTGGAGTGGACGGCGGGACTTGGTCGCTTGAAGAATGAGACTCAGAATTCACCATATTCTCTTTAAAGGTGGCTGGGTTTTTAGATAGAATAAAGTGACATTATATAAAGACTGGGGGATCTTAGGTTGCTTGCCATGCAAGGcgaaaaaatatatgaaatattccCAATAAGAAGATACCTAGACAAAAGTGACATTTTATAGATACAGGGGATCCGTGCTTTCTTGTGAAGCAAGGCGggagaaaaaatgaaatatttccaAGAAGGAGATAcctatattttgattaattaataagATTACTACGTTAACAAGATTGTCATTACAGTTTTTCTTCTACCGATTATATTACTAGATTCAAACGTTACATAAACACCAAGTTACAAAAAAGGCATCATCAGCTCATGGACGTTTGGTTTTTGAAGAAATGTGAAACCTTTTGTTACAAAATTTAGGatattgaaagaaaaagaaaacaaatgtttGTCGAATCTCATCACTTCTCTTAGATGTTGTTACTCGTTGAGCTATTTTAACTGTGTGAACAAAAATGACAAAAGACCTCTATCTTCTTCTGCTCTTCTTTGTTTGAAACAATTTTCCAAAGGCGCGCTTTACACAGTTAAAGATTCTTCACCCGTCCAAATCCAAAGATTCCTCACCGTCCAAATCCAATCCAATAGCAGATTGCAATATGCGTCTAGGTTCGTTTCCATCTTCTGAGGTTATCCACTTAGAAGATAACTCATGTCTGTATAGCTCCACGATACAATCATGTTTCAGTGCTCCTAAAATCCTCACAAGGCACTGGAGGTTCCATACAATCACAAAGGAACTTCATGAGCAAGGCCCTGTTTCTACATATGGCAAACTGTAGTTTCCCTAGAGGAACCACTAGGGAGTTCCCCTTGGACTTGATAGAACGCAAGGATTGTTCTTCTTCATCGCAAAGCTCTTCCATATCTTTAACAGTGAGTCCCTGCATCACATATATGTCATGAGTACGTATACTTTATTAAAAAAGGCATCACAAcaatctgaaaaaaaagaagcagagAACTCTCATTGTTCACCAAAAGATGACAATCTGCTACTCAATCAGAGACACTTGGTCTATAACGAGAGAGATCTACACACTCGACATCTCAAAACCAAATCATCCAGCTATC is part of the Raphanus sativus cultivar WK10039 chromosome 5, ASM80110v3, whole genome shotgun sequence genome and harbors:
- the LOC108858504 gene encoding uncharacterized protein LOC108858504, with product MVNSESHSSSDQVPPSTPHVDGFTVSARKLLDCAHHLPKVQELATKVASEAFKAAILNDEEGKFSDYMKGGACKESFVALAECPDGFKQLSGMFDCMDAHSDYYEKYKKEIIYEQIEKEFVKELDSTFPGGEVEVFLGIHEFFTKGEGGCCKEQYLASVDCVIEEEDQSDPLLTTFTKRLFRFL